GCTCGAAACCCTGCCCAGGCGTGAGCGTTCCCGTGAGATAGCCGTTCCCGAGCGGCATCGCGGCCAGCAGCCCCACACCCCGCGCCGTGCACCACGGCAGCAGCGACTCCAGCGCCTCCGGCGACCACACGGAGAGCTCGGCCTCCACCGCGCTGACCGGGAAGACCTGCTGCACGCGCTCCAGTTGGCGGATCGTTCCGTCGTGCAGGCGCGCGCCCGACCGGCGTGAGGCGTGCGCCCCCACCGCGCACAGACCCAGCGCCCGCACCTTCCCCGCGGTCACCAGATCGGCCATCGCTCCCCAGGTCTCCTCCACCGGCACCTCGGGGTCGGCGCGGTGCAGCTGGTACAGGTCGATCACATCGGTCTGCAGCCGCCGCAGCGAGGCGTCGCAGGCCCGCCGCACATAGCCCGGGCGCCCGTTGGCGACGATGTGCTGATCGCCCACCAGCAGCCCGCCCTTGGTGGACAGGAACGCCTCGCTCCGGCGCCCCTTGAGCGCCCGGCCCACGAGCAGCTCGTTCGTGAACGGGCCGTACATGTCCGCCGTGTCGAGCAGTCGGACGCCTGCGTCGAGCGCCGCGTGCACGGTCCTCAACGAGCGGTCGCCACGTTGTTGCGAGGTGCTGTACGCCCAGCTCATCGGCATACAGCCGAGCCCGACCGCGCCCACGGCGAGCGCCGCCGCACCGATTGTCCTGCGCTCCAACTCCCCGAACCCTCCCTCGGTCCCGCGGTCACGGGACCACACCGCACCCCAAAGTAACCTCTGCTCCCGGGCGGCTGTCGGGCAGCAGGCCCCCCACGACAGGCCCTAGCCTTCTGAGCATGACTTCGAAGACCACGACCGACGTATGGCTGCCGATTCCGGCCGATGAGATCGACGGGCTTCCCGAGGGGCTCAACTACCTCTTCTGGGACGGCGGCCAGGACTTCCCCGCGGACCCCGCCGACTGCGCCTTCTACGTCGTTCCCTATATGAAGGGCCCGCAGGTCGCGTCGCGCCCGCTCGACGCGATGCGTTCGGTACGGGTCGTGCAGACGCTCTCCGCGGGTATCGACCACGTGGAGCCCGGCCTCGGCCTTCTCCCGGCCGGTGTGCGGCTCTGCAACGCCAAGGGGGTGCACGAGGCGTCCACCGCCGAGCTGGCCCTCGCGCTGATCCTCGCCTCGCTGCGGGGCTTCCCCGGCTTCGTGCACGGCCAGGACAAGGAGGAGTGGCGGTCCGGCTTCTATCCCGCGCTCGCCGACAAGTCCGTGCTCATCGTGGGGTACGGATCGATCGGTTCGGCCATCGAGGACCGGCTCGAACCCTTCGAGTGCGCGCGGGTGGCGCGCGTCGCGCGCTCTGCGCGGACGACAGGGCGCGGTCCCGTACACGCGCTCGGTGACCTGCCCACGCTGCTGCCCGAGGCCGACATCGTCATTCTGTCCACCCCGCTGAACGCGTCCACACAAGGGCTGGTGGGGGCGGAGTTCCTCAAGGCGATGCGGGACGGCGCACTCCTCGTCAACGTGGCCAGGGGACAAGTGGTGGACACCCAGGCACTGTTGTCCGAACTCGAGTGCGGTCGGCTGCGCGCCGCGCTCGATGTCACCGACCCGGAACCCCTGCCCGCCGGTCATCCTCTCTGGCATGCTCCCCATGTCCTGATCACTCCTCATGTGGGCGGCAGCACGTCGGCGTTCCTGCCCAGGGCCAAGCGTCTGCTGGCAGGGCAGCTCACCCGCTTCGCCACGGGCGAGCCGGTGCGGAACGTCGTACTCACCACCGGCTGAACACGCTCCGGAGTACGTTCATCGCAGCGGGTTCCCGCAATGCCGCAGGTCGTCACGGAGAGTAGAGGAAGTATGTCCCTGAGTGACGGGTCTGGTGTATCGTCCAGAGCGGGGGGCTGCGTCGTGGAAGGGGCGACGCGGGGGAGGAAGTAGAACGCGAGGGGGCGACGGGCGATGTGCGGCCAATGGAGAGACGATCCGACGCGGCAGGGCGAGCAACGGCGGTCATCGGTACTGACGCCGGACAGGACTCGACCCCG
The Streptomyces sp. NBC_00234 DNA segment above includes these coding regions:
- a CDS encoding 2-hydroxyacid dehydrogenase; the protein is MTSKTTTDVWLPIPADEIDGLPEGLNYLFWDGGQDFPADPADCAFYVVPYMKGPQVASRPLDAMRSVRVVQTLSAGIDHVEPGLGLLPAGVRLCNAKGVHEASTAELALALILASLRGFPGFVHGQDKEEWRSGFYPALADKSVLIVGYGSIGSAIEDRLEPFECARVARVARSARTTGRGPVHALGDLPTLLPEADIVILSTPLNASTQGLVGAEFLKAMRDGALLVNVARGQVVDTQALLSELECGRLRAALDVTDPEPLPAGHPLWHAPHVLITPHVGGSTSAFLPRAKRLLAGQLTRFATGEPVRNVVLTTG
- a CDS encoding aldo/keto reductase, coding for MGAVGLGCMPMSWAYSTSQQRGDRSLRTVHAALDAGVRLLDTADMYGPFTNELLVGRALKGRRSEAFLSTKGGLLVGDQHIVANGRPGYVRRACDASLRRLQTDVIDLYQLHRADPEVPVEETWGAMADLVTAGKVRALGLCAVGAHASRRSGARLHDGTIRQLERVQQVFPVSAVEAELSVWSPEALESLLPWCTARGVGLLAAMPLGNGYLTGTLTPGQGFEPDDPRARHPRFTAEMMAANQPVVSGLRRIAERHGATPAQVALAWVLRQGPHVVPVPGAKREQWAVENAGAAQLELDDADLTEIAGLPRARGSWD